The proteins below are encoded in one region of Effusibacillus dendaii:
- a CDS encoding cysteine hydrolase family protein → MKKALILTDVQEDFLGELGNIDYIVRLCQQYIDQNADSYDLIITTTWKHEDNEGQDTLLLKHPKAKRVEKRTYTAFNEETKALLEQHQIELVHLGGMDAELAVLATMFSLLDNGYKVQILEPLLVSYHARNWEATMVIKNAIGEENLLHVGGDRVWM, encoded by the coding sequence ATGAAAAAAGCACTGATTTTGACCGATGTTCAAGAAGATTTTCTTGGAGAATTAGGAAACATCGACTATATTGTCCGCCTCTGCCAGCAGTATATCGATCAAAATGCCGACAGTTATGATTTGATCATTACAACCACATGGAAACATGAAGACAATGAAGGACAAGACACCTTGTTGCTGAAACATCCGAAAGCAAAGCGTGTCGAGAAAAGAACTTACACAGCTTTTAATGAGGAAACGAAAGCACTGCTGGAACAGCATCAAATTGAGCTTGTCCATCTTGGCGGCATGGATGCCGAGCTGGCTGTCCTGGCGACCATGTTCAGCCTGCTTGATAACGGATACAAAGTACAAATTCTGGAGCCGCTGTTGGTTTCCTATCATGCGCGCAACTGGGAAGCCACGATGGTGATCAAAAACGCGATTGGCGAAGAAAATCTGCTGCATGTTGGCGGCGACCGAGTTTGGATGTAA
- a CDS encoding YlbF family regulator, which translates to MVDPNEIWGRAFELGSLIAESPEVSSYKEKKEQMESNPEIKSLLNKLRSMQEELEKLSSYGEGPHLKQLEQSVQDVMDELDQYPEVVAFKESCVSVDELLQSVTTLLSNCISSRVNGVPVPGPDRKSGGG; encoded by the coding sequence ATGGTTGACCCGAACGAAATTTGGGGACGCGCGTTTGAACTGGGGAGTCTGATTGCCGAATCCCCCGAAGTCTCTTCCTATAAAGAAAAGAAAGAACAGATGGAATCCAATCCGGAAATCAAATCGCTGCTGAACAAACTGCGAAGCATGCAGGAAGAATTGGAGAAACTGTCTTCCTATGGCGAAGGGCCCCATTTAAAACAGTTGGAACAGTCTGTCCAAGATGTAATGGACGAATTGGACCAATATCCAGAAGTGGTTGCGTTTAAAGAATCCTGTGTGAGCGTCGACGAACTGTTGCAATCGGTCACCACCTTATTGTCCAACTGTATTTCAAGCAGAGTGAATGGAGTTCCGGTTCCTGGCCCGGACAGAAAAAGCGGCGGCGGCTGA
- a CDS encoding DUF1292 domain-containing protein, with amino-acid sequence MADKNHVHGPDCDHDHEQAVIVLTDDEGVDHEFIVADVMELEGNSYAILVPHDQEEGEAVILRVETDEEGEEYLIDIEDDAEWERVVAAYEQLAAGE; translated from the coding sequence GTGGCTGATAAGAACCATGTTCACGGTCCCGATTGCGACCATGACCATGAACAGGCTGTCATCGTTTTGACAGATGATGAGGGCGTTGATCATGAGTTTATTGTAGCTGACGTAATGGAACTGGAAGGAAACAGCTACGCGATTTTAGTTCCGCATGATCAGGAAGAAGGCGAAGCCGTTATTCTGCGCGTGGAAACAGATGAAGAAGGCGAAGAATACCTGATCGACATTGAAGATGATGCCGAATGGGAACGGGTTGTGGCCGCATACGAACAGCTCGCTGCCGGTGAATAA
- a CDS encoding DMT family transporter produces MNARDFAMLLSLAALWGASFLFMRIATPAVGPFVTSDLRVLLAGAVLWIYAALIKNQPKLGQYWKEYFILGLINAAIPFAFISAAEMNLNASLAAILNATTPLFTALVAWGWTKEPLNWKKVMGLLIGVAGVSILTGWSPVPIGNKIVYSVGFSLLAALSYGFGGIYASRKFKGVKPLDLAIGQQLGAGVILLPFSIATIPNKVPPAEVLYSIAGLSILCTSIAYLFYFRLINNVGAVKTLSVTFLVPIFGVIWGSIFLHESIYLNTLVGMIVIFLSITLVTNLLPLKTKNNSA; encoded by the coding sequence TTGAATGCGAGAGATTTTGCTATGTTGTTATCGTTGGCAGCTTTGTGGGGAGCCTCCTTCCTCTTTATGAGAATTGCAACCCCTGCGGTTGGACCTTTTGTTACTTCAGATCTGCGTGTGTTATTGGCAGGGGCGGTTTTATGGATCTATGCCGCACTCATTAAAAATCAACCGAAACTAGGGCAGTATTGGAAAGAATATTTCATTCTGGGCCTTATAAATGCAGCGATTCCTTTTGCATTCATTTCAGCAGCTGAAATGAACTTAAATGCTTCTTTGGCCGCGATTCTGAATGCAACGACGCCTCTGTTTACGGCACTTGTTGCATGGGGATGGACAAAAGAACCGTTAAACTGGAAAAAGGTTATGGGTTTGCTAATCGGGGTGGCGGGCGTATCTATACTTACCGGATGGAGTCCTGTGCCGATAGGGAATAAAATCGTTTATTCGGTTGGGTTTTCTTTGCTGGCAGCCTTGTCCTACGGGTTTGGCGGCATCTATGCTTCTCGCAAATTTAAAGGTGTAAAACCGCTTGATCTGGCAATTGGACAACAATTGGGCGCAGGCGTGATTCTTCTGCCATTCTCCATTGCAACGATCCCGAACAAAGTACCGCCAGCCGAAGTCCTCTATTCGATCGCAGGGCTATCCATCCTATGTACTTCCATCGCCTATCTATTCTATTTTCGCTTAATCAATAATGTGGGAGCGGTTAAAACATTGAGTGTGACGTTTTTGGTTCCGATCTTTGGGGTGATCTGGGGGAGTATTTTTCTGCATGAATCGATTTATCTGAACACGCTTGTTGGAATGATTGTGATTTTCTTAAGTATCACGCTTGTTACCAATCTATTGCCTCTGAAAACAAAGAACAATTCTGCGTAG
- a CDS encoding BaiN/RdsA family NAD(P)/FAD-dependent oxidoreductase encodes MYDVIVIGGGPAGLMASISAASQGANVLLLDKGDKLGRKLAISGGGRCNVTNNKELDELIENIPGNGRFLYSSFAVFNNRDIIRFFEGLGIRLKEEDRGRMFPVSNKAKDVVDALVCKVRETGVEIRVLSPVDSLRFENGQVTGVRLRSGELIDARNVIVAVGGKAVPHTGSTGDGYEWARQAGHTITELYPTEVPITLQDEFIKKRLLQGLSLRNIHLAVYNEKGKKKSEQEGDMIFTHFGISGPAALRCSQFVVKELQKTDRPVVFMSIDLFPGQRAEQILNSIYAMAKHEPRKAIKNVLKGYVPERLVPILLDMAELQADVTFAHLPKSPLEKLAQLLKRFPLQATGTLPIEEAFVTGGGVSLKEIDPKTMQSKRMAGLFFCGEILDVHGYTGGYNITAAFSTGYTAGKSAAERVSKEREPV; translated from the coding sequence ATGTACGATGTGATCGTAATTGGAGGGGGGCCAGCCGGCTTAATGGCCTCCATATCCGCCGCTTCGCAAGGAGCGAACGTATTGCTGCTTGACAAAGGGGACAAGCTGGGCCGCAAATTGGCGATTTCCGGCGGCGGACGTTGCAATGTTACAAATAATAAGGAACTGGATGAGCTGATCGAAAACATCCCCGGTAATGGGCGGTTTTTGTACAGTTCATTTGCTGTTTTTAACAACCGGGACATCATTCGTTTTTTCGAGGGGCTGGGCATTCGTTTAAAAGAGGAAGACCGAGGACGTATGTTTCCCGTATCCAACAAGGCAAAAGATGTTGTGGATGCTCTGGTTTGCAAGGTGAGAGAGACGGGTGTCGAAATTCGTGTTTTGTCTCCTGTCGATTCGCTCCGTTTTGAAAACGGACAAGTAACGGGGGTGCGGCTGCGATCAGGTGAATTGATTGATGCCCGCAACGTGATTGTGGCGGTCGGAGGCAAGGCGGTCCCCCATACCGGTTCAACGGGAGATGGTTATGAATGGGCGAGGCAGGCGGGGCACACCATTACGGAGCTGTATCCGACAGAAGTGCCTATCACCTTACAGGACGAATTTATCAAAAAGCGGCTTTTGCAGGGATTGTCTTTACGAAATATTCATTTAGCTGTTTATAATGAAAAAGGGAAGAAGAAGAGCGAACAGGAAGGAGACATGATTTTTACCCATTTTGGCATCTCAGGTCCGGCTGCGCTGCGCTGCAGCCAGTTTGTGGTGAAAGAGCTGCAGAAGACGGATCGGCCGGTTGTGTTCATGTCGATAGACCTGTTTCCCGGTCAACGTGCGGAGCAGATTTTGAATTCGATATATGCCATGGCAAAACATGAGCCGAGAAAAGCGATCAAAAATGTGCTGAAAGGATACGTGCCTGAACGGCTGGTCCCCATTTTACTGGATATGGCCGAGCTGCAGGCGGATGTGACTTTCGCCCATCTGCCGAAATCGCCTCTGGAAAAATTGGCTCAGCTGCTGAAACGGTTTCCTCTGCAGGCAACCGGCACTTTGCCGATTGAAGAAGCGTTTGTCACTGGCGGCGGTGTGTCTTTAAAGGAAATTGACCCGAAGACCATGCAGTCAAAACGGATGGCGGGGCTGTTTTTCTGCGGCGAAATTTTAGATGTGCACGGCTATACCGGGGGGTATAATATTACGGCCGCTTTCAGCACGGGGTACACGGCGGGGAAAAGTGCGGCCGAACGTGTAAGTAAGGAGAGGGAACCGGTTTGA
- the corA gene encoding magnesium/cobalt transporter CorA: protein MIHTLCVLNDGNVLYNVPLEQMDTYSPKWFWVEFSQPTEQEILYLSSYFSFHHLAIEDCLHLLQRPKLDDYGEYRFLVLHAFSQPQTRPEEVNLFVSDRYIVSFHMQVNEDLTHIKEYYQTNPSLVEKGMEYLLYSIIDRLVDQYFPLLHQIDDELDRLESAYFLRPTEKMINRVFEIRKELLALRRTFDPCRDVINQILHPEEEKWKPQHRLFFRDIYDHLTKLLEMTDTYRQIGNDLIESYAMLNSQRINRVMMTLTVITTIFMPLSFLAALYGMNFVNMPELHWRYGYYAVLILMGITATGMVVWFKRKGWF from the coding sequence ATGATTCATACCCTATGCGTGTTGAACGATGGAAACGTCTTGTATAACGTGCCGCTGGAGCAAATGGACACTTATTCACCCAAGTGGTTTTGGGTGGAATTTTCACAGCCTACGGAGCAGGAAATTCTGTATTTGTCCAGCTATTTTTCGTTTCACCATCTGGCGATCGAAGACTGCCTGCATTTGCTGCAACGACCAAAGCTGGATGACTATGGGGAGTATCGTTTTCTGGTACTGCATGCTTTCTCCCAGCCCCAAACGCGCCCGGAAGAAGTAAACTTGTTTGTGTCAGACCGGTATATCGTGTCTTTTCACATGCAGGTGAACGAGGATCTTACGCATATTAAGGAATACTATCAGACAAATCCATCACTGGTCGAGAAAGGGATGGAATATTTGTTGTATTCCATCATAGACCGCTTGGTGGACCAGTATTTTCCCCTGCTCCATCAAATTGACGACGAGCTGGATCGATTGGAATCCGCTTATTTTTTGCGGCCGACCGAGAAGATGATCAATCGGGTATTTGAAATACGGAAAGAGCTGCTCGCCTTGCGAAGAACATTCGACCCCTGTCGCGATGTGATCAACCAAATCCTGCATCCGGAAGAGGAGAAGTGGAAGCCGCAGCACCGCCTTTTTTTCCGGGATATTTACGACCATCTTACGAAGTTGTTGGAGATGACTGATACATACAGGCAAATCGGGAATGATTTGATTGAAAGCTATGCGATGCTCAATTCACAGCGGATCAATCGGGTGATGATGACGCTGACCGTGATCACCACCATTTTTATGCCGTTGTCTTTCCTCGCAGCTCTTTATGGGATGAATTTTGTCAATATGCCGGAATTGCACTGGCGATACGGGTATTATGCGGTACTGATACTGATGGGGATTACGGCAACAGGAATGGTGGTCTGGTTTAAACGAAAAGGGTGGTTTTAA
- a CDS encoding aminotransferase-like domain-containing protein codes for MEYQLTATAKHVQPSAVREILKLTQGKSVISFAGGLPAEELFPVSALQNAFEKVFRQGPQALQYSITEGYTPLREKICERMKTKGIVAKPEDMLLTTGSQQAIDLLTRVYMEPGDVLLVEDPTYLAALQVFRYQNVQVVAVESDAEGMVPQDLLAKLDQYPVKMVYVTPTFSNPEGKVWSVERRQQLLDACRSRNILILEDDPYGDIQFHPEKKYPSIYSLEDPSNRGTVVYTSTFSKTVVPALRTGWVVGAPEVIKAMTYAKQAADLHSSSLDQQALYQLLLDFDLNLHIEQIRKHYFKRMRLMTQLLAEQQWDDIRWNQPEGGMFLWVEFPANWNTEELLRLAVQEGVAFVPGTEFFVNSPKKNKLRMNYTHSNEEQLSTGVNRLARAVEKFRA; via the coding sequence ATGGAGTATCAGCTTACCGCAACAGCGAAGCATGTGCAACCTTCCGCTGTGCGGGAAATTCTAAAATTGACACAAGGCAAATCGGTTATCTCATTTGCCGGCGGACTCCCTGCAGAAGAACTGTTCCCTGTATCCGCCTTGCAAAATGCGTTTGAAAAAGTGTTTCGGCAAGGACCGCAAGCACTGCAGTACAGCATAACGGAAGGATACACACCGCTGCGCGAGAAAATATGCGAACGCATGAAAACAAAAGGGATCGTCGCCAAACCGGAGGACATGCTCCTGACAACCGGTTCCCAACAGGCAATCGATCTGCTTACTCGTGTATACATGGAGCCGGGAGATGTACTTCTGGTCGAAGATCCGACCTATCTGGCCGCCCTGCAGGTATTCCGTTACCAAAACGTTCAAGTGGTCGCCGTGGAAAGCGATGCAGAGGGTATGGTTCCTCAAGATTTACTCGCGAAATTGGATCAATATCCTGTCAAGATGGTCTATGTGACGCCTACTTTCTCAAACCCGGAAGGAAAGGTTTGGAGTGTCGAACGGCGCCAGCAGTTGTTAGACGCTTGTCGCAGCCGCAATATTTTGATACTGGAAGACGATCCGTACGGTGACATTCAATTTCACCCGGAAAAAAAATATCCGTCTATTTACTCTTTGGAAGATCCCTCCAATAGAGGAACCGTCGTTTATACCAGCACATTTTCCAAAACCGTTGTACCCGCACTGCGTACCGGCTGGGTGGTGGGGGCGCCTGAAGTGATTAAAGCAATGACCTACGCCAAGCAAGCTGCCGACTTGCATTCCAGTTCGCTTGATCAGCAAGCGCTCTATCAATTGCTGCTGGATTTCGATTTGAATTTACATATCGAACAAATCAGGAAGCATTATTTTAAAAGAATGCGATTGATGACCCAATTGTTGGCCGAACAGCAATGGGATGACATCCGCTGGAACCAACCGGAGGGCGGTATGTTTCTGTGGGTGGAGTTTCCGGCCAACTGGAACACGGAGGAACTGCTGCGATTGGCGGTACAGGAAGGCGTTGCTTTTGTACCCGGCACCGAATTCTTCGTTAACTCTCCCAAGAAAAATAAACTTCGGATGAATTACACACACTCGAACGAAGAGCAGTTGAGCACCGGCGTGAACCGCTTGGCGCGGGCCGTGGAAAAATTTCGGGCTTGA
- a CDS encoding type 1 glutamine amidotransferase, translated as MSRLKLKIGYLYPDLLEVYSDRGNVTVLQKRSEWRGIECQVDRITIGDQRDLSDYDLLFSGGGEDREQLLVAEDLLRKRESLFQAVASGTVVFTICGSYQLLGHYFETIGGKKIEGVGLLDLYTIGGSKRLVGNSVCETELVGKVHTLVGYENHSGRTYLGDSTPALASVVAGQGNNGGDGKEGAAKGSVFGTYLHGPILSKNPFFADHLLQLALARRTDKPVLPLLDDTWEMAAHTHIVQQYSGVSRR; from the coding sequence GTGAGTCGGTTGAAGCTTAAAATCGGTTATTTGTATCCCGACTTGTTAGAGGTTTACAGCGACCGTGGGAATGTCACAGTCCTGCAAAAACGGTCTGAATGGAGAGGAATCGAGTGTCAGGTTGACCGTATAACGATTGGTGATCAGAGGGATCTATCCGACTATGATTTGCTTTTTTCGGGCGGCGGAGAGGACAGGGAGCAGCTGTTGGTGGCGGAAGATCTTCTGCGGAAAAGAGAGTCTCTTTTTCAGGCGGTGGCGTCTGGCACAGTGGTTTTTACAATTTGCGGGAGTTATCAGTTGCTTGGACATTATTTTGAGACGATTGGCGGGAAAAAGATTGAAGGGGTCGGGTTATTGGATCTGTACACGATAGGCGGATCGAAACGTTTGGTTGGCAATTCGGTCTGTGAAACGGAACTGGTCGGCAAAGTGCACACTCTTGTAGGATACGAGAACCATTCAGGCAGAACGTATTTGGGCGATTCTACGCCTGCCTTGGCATCCGTGGTGGCGGGGCAGGGCAATAATGGCGGGGACGGCAAGGAAGGGGCAGCGAAAGGCAGCGTTTTCGGAACCTATCTGCACGGGCCGATTTTATCGAAAAATCCGTTCTTTGCGGATCATCTGTTGCAATTGGCGTTGGCACGCCGCACGGATAAGCCCGTTCTACCGCTTCTGGATGACACTTGGGAGATGGCCGCACACACACATATTGTCCAACAATATAGCGGAGTGAGCCGCAGATAA
- a CDS encoding MurT ligase domain-containing protein, with the protein MWKVRTAILAAKITKWGLSIMGRKGTTLPGAIALRICPNLLDFYGNQLSGRIAFVTGTNGKTTTSNLLTAFLRADGRDVISNSLGANLIQGIVAALIEGVSLQKKQSVVLEVDEATIGKVVGPLKPTVIVVTNFFRDQMDRYGEVDTVVNMVGQALQLAAGDTTVVLNADDPLVASIAPAGKNVRYFGIQSITMQMDDQGEVRDGKFCRKCGSSLQYRYYHYGQLGVYECPGCDFRRPIPDQAAEHVQLCDDRIEFQLDGERGVLNSPAFYNVYNALAAITAAKLLGVKPNVIRQEMQNLNTGLGRMEKIVVNGHQQVMLALVKNPTGCNQVLKVVSQFSKPLDLILILNDRYADGTDVSWIWDTHLERLSEQKKLRRIVTAGTRAYDMAVRCKYAGLEALTTVQEGDLEAVDRALEQLPEDHTLFIMSTYTSLYAVRDHLLRKGRESVEA; encoded by the coding sequence ATGTGGAAAGTTCGGACGGCCATATTGGCAGCAAAGATTACAAAATGGGGATTATCTATCATGGGCCGCAAAGGAACGACACTTCCAGGAGCCATTGCGCTCCGTATTTGTCCCAATTTGCTTGATTTTTACGGGAATCAACTGTCTGGTCGCATTGCGTTTGTAACCGGAACGAATGGAAAGACAACGACCAGCAATCTGTTGACCGCTTTTTTACGGGCAGACGGACGTGATGTGATTTCCAATTCATTAGGGGCCAACCTGATACAGGGAATTGTGGCTGCTTTAATCGAGGGCGTTTCATTGCAAAAAAAACAGTCTGTCGTGTTAGAGGTGGATGAGGCAACGATCGGGAAAGTGGTGGGGCCTTTAAAGCCGACCGTGATTGTGGTAACGAACTTTTTTCGTGATCAGATGGATCGGTATGGGGAAGTGGATACGGTCGTAAATATGGTTGGACAAGCGCTGCAGCTTGCGGCAGGAGACACCACAGTTGTTTTAAACGCGGATGATCCGTTGGTAGCTTCCATCGCACCGGCAGGAAAGAACGTCCGCTATTTTGGCATTCAGTCCATCACCATGCAAATGGATGATCAAGGGGAAGTGCGCGACGGCAAATTTTGCAGAAAATGTGGTTCCTCGCTTCAGTACAGGTACTATCATTATGGACAACTGGGCGTTTACGAGTGTCCAGGTTGCGACTTTCGCCGACCGATTCCCGATCAGGCGGCCGAGCACGTGCAGCTCTGTGATGACCGGATTGAATTCCAGTTGGATGGGGAACGCGGTGTTTTAAATTCGCCGGCGTTTTACAATGTATATAACGCGCTGGCTGCGATAACGGCGGCGAAACTGCTGGGTGTAAAGCCAAACGTGATTCGCCAGGAAATGCAAAATCTGAACACCGGTCTCGGCCGGATGGAAAAAATCGTGGTCAACGGCCATCAGCAGGTGATGTTGGCACTCGTGAAAAATCCGACCGGCTGCAACCAGGTCCTGAAAGTGGTCAGCCAATTCAGTAAACCGCTGGATTTGATTTTGATATTGAATGACCGATATGCAGACGGTACAGATGTGTCGTGGATTTGGGACACTCATCTGGAGCGGCTTTCCGAGCAGAAAAAACTGAGGCGGATTGTAACAGCGGGAACACGCGCCTACGATATGGCAGTACGCTGCAAATATGCCGGACTGGAAGCCCTCACCACGGTCCAGGAAGGCGACTTGGAAGCGGTTGATCGGGCATTGGAGCAGTTGCCGGAAGATCATACGTTGTTCATTATGTCCACCTACACGTCGCTCTACGCGGTGCGGGATCATCTTCTGAGAAAGGGACGTGAGTCGGTTGAAGCTTAA
- a CDS encoding LCP family protein, whose translation MEKRKQTRTKKRSRTMRGLLYTVLFFMVMVLAGAGYYAYSFYSFARDISTPSDKLAATDSWTGTERVNILLLGVDARAGDLHPRSDTMMLVSIDPQTKKASLFSIMRDTYFDIPGYGRRKINEANALGGPDLAVKTVSNYLQLPVHYYVQTDFNGFADIVDELGGVDLYVDEDMYWYDDGIHDINLKKGQQHLDGKKALMYVRFRHDAQSDYGRTERQRTLLKAVASKMESTNSLVKLPEILDSIKGDIKTNMMLSDMLKLGSLAYSINASQIDSIQLPPLHDSTNTKLALFETTRGGADVIIPDVYETRLLVHKTLNDGKLVVRNPADQEPMVDEAAPVQTATPASDANNQDGKLKNTKPIAEGNKTDPSKNGSSTGTGTTKQPSTGNGSTDKAPGTSPNTGGKTPPGSTGGTTGNDGRTTPNGSTPGSGTTPSGERRTPEPPTVSPSSNLTEKEPVLTSPNVVKPTS comes from the coding sequence ATGGAAAAGAGAAAACAAACAAGGACGAAAAAGCGGTCGCGCACAATGCGCGGACTGTTGTATACAGTGCTTTTCTTTATGGTGATGGTGTTGGCAGGAGCCGGTTATTACGCGTACTCGTTCTACAGTTTCGCACGGGATATTTCAACGCCAAGCGACAAATTGGCGGCGACTGACAGTTGGACGGGAACCGAACGGGTAAACATACTTTTGCTTGGTGTGGATGCGCGTGCAGGAGATCTGCACCCCCGTTCCGATACGATGATGCTTGTGAGTATAGATCCGCAAACCAAAAAAGCTTCCTTGTTTTCGATTATGCGGGATACCTATTTTGATATACCGGGCTACGGGCGTCGTAAAATTAACGAAGCCAATGCGTTGGGCGGTCCTGACTTGGCTGTCAAAACAGTTTCGAATTATTTGCAGTTGCCGGTCCATTATTACGTGCAGACCGATTTTAATGGATTTGCGGACATTGTAGATGAATTAGGCGGAGTCGACCTTTATGTGGATGAAGACATGTATTGGTACGATGATGGGATTCATGACATCAATCTGAAAAAAGGGCAACAGCATTTGGACGGCAAAAAAGCGTTAATGTATGTCCGGTTCCGGCACGACGCACAATCGGATTATGGAAGAACGGAACGGCAACGTACACTTTTGAAAGCAGTCGCATCGAAAATGGAAAGCACGAATTCATTGGTAAAATTGCCGGAAATCCTAGATTCGATTAAGGGCGACATCAAAACGAACATGATGTTAAGCGACATGCTAAAACTTGGCAGCTTGGCTTACAGCATCAATGCATCCCAGATTGATTCGATCCAGTTGCCGCCGCTGCATGATTCTACGAATACAAAATTGGCGCTGTTCGAAACGACTCGTGGCGGTGCAGATGTAATTATCCCTGATGTTTATGAAACGCGGTTATTGGTGCATAAAACGTTAAATGACGGCAAACTTGTTGTGCGCAACCCGGCCGATCAGGAGCCGATGGTCGATGAAGCCGCGCCTGTACAGACGGCCACTCCGGCCAGTGACGCCAATAACCAGGATGGAAAGTTGAAAAACACGAAACCGATTGCGGAAGGAAACAAAACAGACCCATCAAAGAACGGCTCTTCGACTGGAACAGGAACCACGAAGCAGCCCTCTACTGGTAACGGATCCACAGATAAAGCACCAGGAACTTCTCCGAATACAGGGGGTAAAACCCCACCCGGCAGCACAGGGGGAACGACGGGCAACGATGGAAGAACCACACCGAACGGGTCTACGCCAGGCAGCGGTACTACGCCAAGTGGAGAGCGCAGAACGCCAGAACCACCGACAGTGTCTCCATCTTCCAATCTGACTGAGAAAGAGCCTGTCTTAACAAGTCCGAATGTGGTGAAACCTACTTCGTAA
- a CDS encoding L,D-transpeptidase, translated as MKRTASLFSPILIGCLVLGATTGVWPWNSQIVIDKSQHRLTYYTFSIPVRTFSIATGKTGSETPEGMFPVVMLVKQPWYLKKNIPGGDPKNPLGSRWIGLQVGDTDGSKYGIHGTNDPTSIGKDRSEGCIRMKNEDVNWLYQHVQLGTWVIIRS; from the coding sequence GTGAAGCGGACAGCTTCCCTTTTTTCTCCTATATTAATCGGGTGTTTGGTGCTAGGGGCAACGACAGGCGTATGGCCGTGGAATTCGCAGATTGTAATCGATAAATCGCAACACCGTTTGACATATTACACGTTTTCCATTCCGGTTCGAACTTTTTCAATAGCCACGGGGAAAACGGGAAGCGAGACACCGGAAGGCATGTTTCCTGTTGTTATGCTTGTCAAACAACCGTGGTATCTGAAAAAAAACATACCTGGAGGGGATCCGAAAAATCCGCTTGGTTCCAGATGGATTGGCCTGCAAGTGGGAGATACGGACGGATCCAAATACGGGATACACGGCACGAATGACCCGACATCGATCGGAAAAGACCGTTCTGAAGGATGCATCCGAATGAAAAATGAGGATGTAAACTGGTTGTATCAACATGTTCAACTTGGTACGTGGGTCATCATTCGTTCATAA